In Chryseobacterium oranimense, a single window of DNA contains:
- a CDS encoding T9SS type B sorting domain-containing protein, whose protein sequence is MKKILSFLFILSFFTLAFGQLDREHWFAPMVDRSGGPNPYQKLYLSTNRTTPFPVNIYNNNILIGTVTISKNNPQKFDVLRKYIITTLQADLFTPTTKGLYLQADFPFYANLRFSVFNHAEIITSKGIPSTGKNFYVANAPITVVNPILNFMASVLATEDNTTVTVSGYKPTVQFSNGTTGATNPTMTFTLNKGQSYIIDGSGSTNTDGFIGAKITANKPVNVTNGNFNGQYSGNFPSSSDILMDQSVPVERLGSEFALVKGNGSVGSNMEGAIVIATENNTQIFVNDEIPPLATLNAGQYYIVPNAKYKLQGASHYNLYLKTSKNAYVYQILAGDSVSGSEVATGGFNFIPALNCYLPKQINELGFIDENFVHSTANPLGILNIPTKLNLITEKGANVTVNGAVPPATTGPFNMTGTNNWVTYGIPNVTGTITVISDKAVTAGITAGSNAVGYGGFFAGFPTQPVILRSGGNCVPGIVLTVDPVIYDTYQWYVNGNLIPGATGASISPTQSGYYTCSVTMGRCAPLVTEQFKVLNCTKLTTSTYNVCNTKTITPTFSSSAQTPVPSTVAIVNAPTLGTAVIDPVTGIITYSVNTPGTTGTDTFTYTFCGDDPVFTDCETVTVTINIIPLIVTNATLHACNINGQGTFNLTSANVTNNSPVTITYYPTLADAQTENPGALITSANAYTAPDGTIVYAVVKNNLGCKSIAQITLSLYNLAIITNNYNGTFCDDNMDGTVTVNLSNITGIVLNNPNYFTNVRYYASLADANAGNNNTLPNNWSYTATTTIYIRVESPDGCAVVVRPLQFSIGARVTLLTSAVATSVCDDDLDGTKAVNLTQFIPQFTADPAVTYTFYGSLGNAQNNINPLSGTVNVTGTQTYYIRFEKSGTCPEVGSVKITIKTPKKSDLLKDQVICSKATTKLDAGPGFEKYLWSTGATSPSISNVPVGSYWVELTFNGCVYKQYVNVTEAPLPTISSIEINGSTVTVGVTGGTPPYEYSLDGVNWQSINIFYNVPRGSHTVFVRDSKLCGEVDKQFAIINLINTITPNSDGHNDTIDYSALMSNPNLEFRVFDRYGAEVFRGSPSNRYIWDGRMGGRPVPTATYWYFITWTEYGTSTSVKYTSWLLVKNKD, encoded by the coding sequence ATGAAAAAAATTTTATCTTTTTTATTTATACTTTCTTTTTTCACCTTGGCCTTCGGTCAATTGGACAGGGAACACTGGTTTGCTCCCATGGTGGACAGATCCGGAGGTCCCAATCCGTATCAGAAATTATATTTATCGACCAACAGAACCACTCCCTTCCCTGTAAATATTTACAACAACAACATTCTTATTGGTACGGTAACCATCAGTAAGAATAATCCCCAGAAATTTGATGTACTCAGAAAATATATCATAACAACTCTTCAGGCAGATCTGTTTACTCCTACTACAAAAGGGCTCTATCTGCAGGCAGACTTCCCTTTTTATGCCAATCTCAGGTTTTCCGTATTCAACCATGCAGAGATTATTACTTCTAAAGGAATACCTTCCACAGGAAAAAATTTCTATGTCGCCAATGCTCCCATAACGGTCGTTAATCCCATCTTAAACTTCATGGCCAGTGTTCTTGCCACTGAGGACAACACCACAGTTACAGTAAGCGGATATAAGCCAACAGTGCAGTTTTCCAACGGAACTACCGGCGCTACAAACCCTACCATGACATTTACCCTCAATAAAGGGCAATCCTACATTATAGATGGTTCAGGTTCCACCAATACAGATGGCTTTATTGGTGCTAAAATCACAGCTAACAAACCGGTGAATGTAACCAATGGAAATTTCAACGGCCAGTATTCCGGAAACTTCCCTTCAAGTTCTGATATTCTGATGGATCAGTCTGTTCCTGTTGAAAGACTTGGAAGCGAGTTTGCCCTGGTCAAAGGAAACGGCAGTGTAGGATCCAATATGGAAGGAGCCATTGTTATTGCTACTGAAAACAATACCCAGATTTTTGTCAATGATGAAATCCCTCCCCTTGCTACCTTAAATGCAGGGCAGTATTATATCGTTCCAAACGCAAAATATAAACTGCAGGGAGCATCACATTATAATCTTTACCTTAAAACTTCCAAAAATGCTTACGTATACCAGATTCTGGCAGGAGATTCCGTATCAGGAAGTGAAGTGGCAACCGGCGGGTTCAATTTTATTCCGGCTCTGAACTGCTATCTTCCCAAACAGATCAATGAATTAGGGTTTATTGATGAAAATTTTGTGCATTCCACGGCTAATCCATTAGGAATTCTTAATATTCCCACAAAGCTGAATCTTATTACTGAAAAAGGCGCCAATGTTACGGTCAACGGAGCTGTTCCGCCGGCAACCACAGGTCCTTTTAACATGACAGGTACCAATAACTGGGTGACCTATGGTATTCCTAATGTAACCGGAACTATTACCGTAATTTCTGACAAAGCGGTTACCGCAGGGATTACTGCAGGCAGTAATGCTGTAGGATATGGAGGCTTTTTTGCAGGTTTCCCTACACAGCCTGTTATTTTAAGATCAGGAGGAAACTGTGTTCCGGGAATTGTACTTACGGTAGACCCGGTAATTTATGACACTTATCAGTGGTATGTGAACGGAAATCTTATCCCCGGAGCTACAGGAGCATCCATCAGTCCCACACAGTCCGGATATTATACCTGTTCGGTAACCATGGGAAGGTGTGCCCCTTTGGTAACGGAACAGTTTAAAGTACTAAACTGTACAAAACTGACCACATCAACCTATAATGTCTGTAATACCAAAACCATTACCCCTACATTCAGCAGTTCTGCTCAGACACCTGTTCCTTCCACTGTTGCTATTGTGAATGCGCCTACATTGGGAACTGCAGTCATAGATCCTGTGACCGGTATTATTACTTATTCTGTCAACACGCCCGGCACTACCGGAACAGATACTTTTACCTATACTTTCTGCGGGGATGATCCTGTTTTTACAGATTGTGAAACCGTAACCGTCACCATCAATATTATACCTCTTATTGTAACGAACGCTACACTACATGCGTGTAATATCAACGGGCAGGGAACCTTCAATCTTACTTCCGCGAATGTGACCAACAACTCGCCGGTCACTATTACCTACTATCCTACCCTGGCAGATGCACAGACAGAAAATCCGGGAGCGCTTATTACATCCGCCAATGCTTATACTGCACCGGACGGAACCATTGTCTATGCAGTAGTAAAAAACAATCTTGGCTGTAAAAGTATTGCCCAGATCACTCTTTCTTTATATAACCTGGCTATAATAACAAACAATTACAACGGAACATTCTGTGATGATAATATGGACGGAACGGTTACCGTGAACCTGTCTAATATAACAGGTATTGTACTGAATAATCCCAATTATTTTACCAACGTAAGATATTACGCATCTCTTGCTGATGCCAATGCTGGAAATAACAATACACTTCCCAATAACTGGAGCTATACGGCTACAACCACAATTTACATCAGGGTGGAATCTCCGGACGGCTGTGCCGTTGTTGTGAGGCCTTTACAGTTCAGTATCGGAGCCCGTGTTACTTTATTAACCTCAGCAGTGGCTACAAGTGTTTGTGATGATGATCTTGACGGAACAAAAGCGGTCAATCTTACCCAATTCATTCCTCAGTTTACAGCAGATCCTGCTGTAACTTATACTTTCTATGGAAGTCTGGGAAATGCTCAGAATAATATCAATCCTTTATCAGGTACCGTTAACGTTACAGGTACACAGACCTACTATATCAGATTTGAGAAAAGCGGTACTTGTCCTGAGGTAGGATCTGTTAAAATCACTATTAAAACTCCTAAGAAATCTGACCTTTTAAAAGATCAGGTTATCTGTTCAAAAGCAACCACTAAACTAGATGCCGGTCCCGGCTTTGAAAAATATCTGTGGAGTACAGGTGCTACTTCTCCTTCTATTTCCAATGTTCCTGTGGGAAGTTACTGGGTAGAGCTTACCTTCAACGGATGTGTTTACAAACAATATGTGAATGTTACAGAAGCTCCACTTCCTACAATCAGTTCTATTGAAATTAACGGTTCTACCGTAACAGTCGGAGTGACTGGCGGTACCCCTCCTTATGAATACTCATTGGATGGAGTGAACTGGCAAAGCATCAATATTTTTTACAATGTACCAAGAGGAAGCCATACCGTATTTGTGAGAGACTCCAAATTATGTGGTGAAGTAGATAAGCAGTTTGCTATCATCAATCTCATTAATACCATCACCCCTAATAGTGACGGCCACAATGATACGATCGATTATTCTGCTTTAATGAGCAATCCGAACCTGGAATTCAGAGTTTTCGACCGTTACGGTGCTGAAGTTTTCAGGGGAAGCCCAAGCAACAGATACATCTGGGATGGAAGAATGGGCGGAAGACCTGTGCCTACGGCAACATACTGGTATTTTATTACCTGGACGGAATATGGCACTTCTACTTCCGTAAAATATACAAGCTGGCTCCTGGTAAAAAATAAAGATTAG
- a CDS encoding T9SS type B sorting domain-containing protein, with product MKTFLLTFLLLFTAANPLFAQRDTEHWFAPMAARSTNILSPQQALYFSTDSTTPFPVEIYSNNILLGTVTVAKGAPQTFPIPLGNIIISNTSEMFAPVNKGLYTKGTKPYFATFRFSVSSHGEILTSKGKAGIGKKFYAVVAPIENPVTALNFTTGIMATEDNTVVTVSDYSANVEFSNGWTGVTNPSLTFTLNKGQSYIIEGVGDKAGNKEGFIGAKIEADKPISVTNGNFNGQFAIIPPGSFFDGADIVMDQSVPTDRLGNEFVLVKGNGDISERMEDALIVATEGGTQVFINNGATPAITLNEGESYRVNKLNNNNYINQGNNHYNMYIKTTKNVYVYQLLAGVANSNATVGFNYIPPLNCYLPRKIDEIGNINILPPTTNNVKLNILTETGAAVTVNGGTPPAAQGPYPVLGTSAWVSYSVPNVTGNVTITSSKAVTAGISGGSGVVGYGGYFAGFSSIPVIAKQTGDCIPGIVLEVDDSFDSYQWYRDSTPITGAVSNSYIPTQSGNYTVKITVGSCPPITTPVYKVFTCLTETTLNQTVCDGVKLIVPTFTNSTQSVVPGSVIIVTPPVNGNAVVDPATGVISYAPAYNYVGPDSFVYKFCGNNPDFTDCEEVTLNLTVSESPIVTNASLRACYLEANPATGLFNLTNASVTTQPGVTKKYYPSPTDADNSTNEILNPANYIAPTGVAYVKVINANGCYRIAEVSLTVLPPVTSAVLVDKIICVEDKTTLDAGPGFNGYEWSTGATTQAISNVGVGTYWVKLKTGDCITLQTVKVYASEQPVVSSIDVSNTTVTVYAIGGNPPYQYSLDNIQWQDSNIFTDVARGISAVYVKDSYNCDPIKVEITIPNLINAITPNDDGVNDVLDYSLLAGKKNLEFTIFDRYGSKIFQGDQSNGYKWNGTLGGSKRVPTGNYWFEIHWNEPSGKQTAVKYTGWILVKSRE from the coding sequence ATGAAAACATTTTTACTCACTTTTCTTTTGCTGTTCACAGCAGCTAATCCGCTTTTTGCGCAAAGAGATACAGAGCATTGGTTTGCTCCGATGGCGGCAAGAAGCACAAATATTCTCAGTCCTCAACAGGCCTTGTATTTTTCTACAGATTCCACAACCCCGTTTCCTGTAGAAATTTACAGCAACAATATCCTGCTGGGAACAGTGACGGTTGCCAAAGGGGCTCCCCAGACATTTCCCATTCCTTTAGGAAATATCATTATCAGCAATACTTCCGAAATGTTTGCTCCGGTAAACAAAGGATTGTACACAAAAGGGACAAAGCCTTATTTTGCAACCTTCAGATTTTCTGTAAGCAGTCATGGTGAGATTCTGACTTCCAAAGGAAAAGCAGGAATCGGCAAAAAGTTTTATGCGGTGGTTGCCCCCATAGAAAATCCTGTAACTGCGTTGAATTTCACTACCGGTATAATGGCTACGGAAGACAATACTGTAGTTACCGTATCTGATTATTCTGCCAATGTGGAGTTCAGCAATGGATGGACCGGCGTAACCAATCCGTCTCTCACATTCACCCTCAATAAAGGTCAGTCCTATATCATTGAAGGAGTTGGTGATAAAGCAGGAAACAAAGAAGGCTTTATCGGTGCCAAAATAGAGGCTGATAAACCTATTTCTGTAACCAATGGAAATTTTAACGGTCAGTTTGCCATCATTCCACCCGGTTCATTTTTTGACGGGGCAGATATCGTAATGGACCAGTCCGTACCTACAGACAGATTAGGAAATGAATTCGTTCTTGTAAAAGGAAACGGAGATATTAGTGAAAGAATGGAAGATGCTTTGATTGTTGCCACAGAAGGAGGCACGCAAGTATTCATCAACAATGGAGCGACACCAGCAATAACCTTAAATGAAGGAGAAAGCTACAGGGTAAACAAACTTAACAACAATAATTACATCAATCAGGGTAATAATCACTACAACATGTACATTAAAACAACCAAAAATGTTTATGTGTACCAGCTACTGGCAGGTGTTGCCAACAGTAATGCTACAGTGGGATTCAATTATATTCCTCCATTGAACTGCTACCTTCCCAGAAAAATTGATGAAATAGGAAACATTAATATCCTGCCTCCTACGACCAATAATGTTAAATTAAACATTCTCACAGAAACCGGGGCAGCGGTTACCGTCAACGGCGGCACACCCCCGGCAGCACAGGGGCCTTATCCTGTATTAGGAACCTCAGCATGGGTGTCTTATTCTGTACCTAATGTTACAGGAAATGTAACGATCACCTCTTCAAAGGCTGTAACTGCAGGAATCTCCGGCGGAAGCGGTGTGGTAGGCTATGGCGGATATTTCGCAGGATTTTCTTCCATTCCGGTGATTGCCAAACAAACCGGTGACTGTATTCCCGGAATTGTACTGGAAGTAGATGACAGCTTTGATTCTTATCAGTGGTACAGGGACAGCACTCCTATCACCGGAGCTGTAAGCAATTCTTACATTCCTACACAATCAGGCAATTATACTGTAAAAATAACGGTCGGTTCTTGTCCTCCGATAACCACTCCGGTGTATAAAGTATTCACATGTCTTACGGAAACGACATTAAATCAAACGGTTTGTGATGGTGTTAAGCTGATTGTTCCCACATTTACGAATTCCACCCAGTCTGTAGTACCGGGCAGCGTAATCATCGTTACACCACCCGTTAATGGTAATGCTGTTGTTGATCCTGCTACAGGAGTTATCAGCTATGCTCCTGCTTATAATTATGTGGGACCTGACTCTTTTGTTTACAAATTCTGTGGAAATAACCCTGACTTTACGGACTGTGAGGAAGTAACATTGAATTTAACGGTTTCCGAAAGCCCGATCGTTACCAATGCATCCTTAAGAGCATGCTATCTGGAAGCCAATCCGGCAACCGGGTTATTTAACCTTACCAATGCTTCAGTCACTACGCAGCCAGGAGTTACCAAAAAATATTATCCTTCTCCTACAGATGCAGATAACAGTACAAATGAAATCTTAAACCCTGCCAATTATATTGCCCCTACAGGAGTTGCCTATGTAAAAGTAATCAACGCGAATGGCTGTTACAGAATTGCAGAAGTTTCCCTTACTGTTCTTCCTCCTGTAACCTCTGCTGTTCTTGTTGATAAAATTATTTGTGTGGAAGATAAAACCACACTTGACGCAGGACCCGGATTCAATGGTTATGAATGGAGTACGGGAGCCACTACACAGGCAATCAGTAACGTTGGTGTAGGAACCTATTGGGTAAAGCTGAAAACGGGTGACTGTATTACCCTGCAGACGGTAAAAGTATATGCTTCCGAACAGCCTGTAGTGTCCAGTATTGATGTTTCAAATACTACAGTTACGGTATACGCAATAGGCGGAAATCCTCCCTATCAGTACTCACTTGATAATATCCAGTGGCAGGATTCCAACATTTTCACTGATGTAGCAAGAGGCATATCTGCGGTATATGTAAAAGACAGCTATAACTGTGATCCTATTAAAGTGGAAATTACCATTCCTAACCTGATCAATGCTATTACTCCCAATGATGACGGGGTAAATGATGTTCTGGATTACTCTTTACTGGCAGGTAAAAAGAATCTGGAGTTCACTATTTTCGACAGATACGGAAGCAAAATATTTCAGGGAGATCAATCAAACGGTTATAAATGGAATGGAACTTTAGGCGGAAGCAAAAGGGTTCCTACCGGCAACTACTGGTTTGAAATTCATTGGAATGAGCCATCCGGAAAACAGACTGCAGTAAAATATACAGGCTGGATTCTTGTTAAAAGCAGAGAGTAA
- a CDS encoding gliding motility-associated C-terminal domain-containing protein: MKRFLLSLVLFLLSINPLFAQRDTEHWFAPMAAKPSALSVPKQALYFSTDSTTPFPVEIYSNGVLLGTVTIMKGDPKTFDITTATMITSLPTEMFTAVGKGIYTKGTKPYYVNFRFSVTSHGEILTSKGKAGIGKKFYVAASPMTGQSITYLNFTTGVLATEDNTTVTVSGYSPGLQFTNGTTGTTNPTMTFTLNKGQAYIIEGRDNVGTNATGFIGAKIVSDKPISVTNGNFNGQFALPPSAGSAGSDIVMDQSVPTDRLGNEFVLVKGNGDSDDGDEDALIIATEDNTEVFLNGSTTPIQTLNEGQWVRVGQGPNNTYIFPYIDQGSSHFNMHIKTSKNAYVYQLLAGLPNSSATEGFNYIPPLNCFLPRKIDEIGLINELPETNSSGTKNVKLNILTEAGALVNVIMNGGPPPTVQGPFPVTGTTAWVSYSVPNIIGNVTVTSTKAVTAGISAGSGAVGYGGYFAGFSSIPVISKKSGECAPGIILEVDDTYEGYQWFLNGTAIPGATANTYAPTTSGNYTVKVIMGTCPPVTTPIYKVYTCLKLTTQTLSACSTKVITPAFTSSTQTPVPGTLVIITAPTHGTAMVNSNGTITYTPTANYYGPDQIVYKFCGNATEFIDCEQVTLNLTVVPFVVRDAILKACQYDVDPYAYFDLTKASITDYNGVIKKYYPTMADLTAGTNEITTPTNYPSAGGYVYVKVTTNEGCIATAKIQLIALPIKKSSVLVDQYICADGHTNLDAGPGYDSYLWSTGATTSSIQNVGIGEYTVILGKNGCLLPQIVRVRKAEDPVITKIEISNTTATVIINGGKPPYKFAVDTQANWQDSNVFTGLTRGQHIFYVKDAYNCEPTTVEVTVPNLVNAITPNGDNKNDFIDYSDLAYKENLSFVIYDRYGNMIFTGNKFNNYRWDGKHYDKKLVTGTYWYHINWNESNKEKTPVYYTGWILVKNIE, encoded by the coding sequence ATGAAAAGATTTCTACTCAGCTTAGTATTATTTCTTTTATCAATTAATCCGCTCTTTGCACAAAGGGATACGGAACACTGGTTTGCTCCTATGGCAGCAAAACCTTCTGCTCTGTCGGTTCCAAAACAGGCTTTATACTTTTCTACGGATTCAACCACTCCTTTCCCTGTAGAAATATACAGTAACGGAGTACTGCTTGGAACAGTAACCATTATGAAGGGCGATCCAAAAACCTTTGACATAACAACAGCAACGATGATTACCTCTCTGCCTACAGAAATGTTCACTGCTGTTGGTAAAGGAATTTATACTAAAGGGACAAAACCATATTATGTAAATTTCAGGTTTAGTGTTACCAGCCACGGAGAAATATTAACGTCAAAAGGAAAAGCGGGTATTGGAAAAAAATTCTATGTTGCCGCTTCTCCAATGACCGGACAGTCCATTACTTATTTAAATTTTACAACCGGAGTTTTAGCTACGGAAGACAATACTACGGTTACTGTTTCCGGATATAGCCCTGGATTACAATTTACCAATGGTACTACTGGAACAACCAATCCAACCATGACATTCACCCTTAATAAAGGGCAGGCATATATCATCGAGGGCAGGGACAATGTTGGAACTAATGCCACAGGTTTTATCGGTGCCAAAATAGTATCTGACAAACCGATATCCGTGACTAACGGTAACTTTAACGGTCAGTTTGCTCTTCCTCCAAGTGCAGGATCGGCCGGTTCAGATATTGTTATGGACCAATCTGTACCAACAGACAGACTTGGAAACGAGTTTGTTCTTGTAAAAGGAAACGGCGATAGTGATGATGGAGATGAAGATGCATTAATCATAGCAACAGAAGACAACACAGAAGTATTTCTTAACGGCTCTACCACCCCGATTCAAACCCTGAATGAGGGCCAGTGGGTGAGAGTGGGCCAAGGACCTAATAATACTTATATTTTCCCATATATTGATCAGGGAAGTTCTCACTTTAATATGCATATCAAAACTTCTAAAAATGCATATGTGTATCAGCTTCTTGCAGGACTTCCAAACAGTTCAGCAACAGAAGGATTCAATTATATCCCACCATTGAACTGCTTCCTGCCAAGGAAAATTGATGAAATAGGATTGATCAATGAGCTCCCTGAAACCAATTCCAGCGGTACTAAAAATGTGAAATTAAACATCCTTACCGAAGCAGGCGCACTTGTTAATGTTATTATGAACGGAGGACCTCCTCCAACAGTACAGGGACCTTTTCCTGTAACAGGAACTACCGCATGGGTATCTTATTCAGTTCCCAATATAATAGGAAACGTTACTGTCACTTCTACAAAAGCCGTTACTGCAGGGATTTCCGCAGGTAGTGGTGCCGTAGGATATGGCGGTTACTTTGCAGGATTCTCATCAATCCCTGTTATTTCAAAAAAATCAGGAGAATGTGCTCCGGGTATCATTCTTGAGGTAGACGATACCTATGAAGGCTACCAGTGGTTTTTAAACGGAACAGCTATCCCGGGTGCTACAGCCAATACTTATGCACCTACAACTTCAGGAAACTATACCGTAAAAGTGATAATGGGTACATGTCCTCCTGTTACAACCCCTATCTATAAAGTATATACTTGTTTAAAACTGACTACTCAAACTTTGAGTGCATGTTCCACAAAGGTAATTACGCCGGCATTCACCTCTTCAACACAAACGCCGGTACCAGGCACACTGGTTATTATTACCGCACCAACACATGGTACAGCTATGGTAAACTCAAACGGAACAATTACGTACACTCCTACAGCCAACTATTATGGTCCGGATCAGATCGTATATAAATTCTGTGGTAATGCTACTGAGTTTATCGATTGTGAGCAGGTTACTTTAAATCTTACCGTAGTACCTTTCGTAGTGAGAGACGCCATACTTAAGGCATGCCAATACGATGTAGATCCTTATGCTTATTTTGATCTTACCAAAGCAAGCATTACTGACTATAATGGAGTTATAAAAAAATACTATCCTACGATGGCTGACCTTACTGCGGGTACCAACGAAATTACTACTCCTACAAATTATCCGTCTGCCGGAGGATATGTTTATGTAAAAGTTACAACCAACGAAGGATGTATAGCAACGGCAAAAATCCAGCTGATTGCTCTTCCGATAAAAAAATCATCGGTTCTTGTTGACCAATATATCTGTGCAGATGGCCATACAAATCTGGATGCAGGTCCTGGATATGATTCTTATTTATGGAGCACCGGAGCTACAACTTCTTCCATTCAAAATGTAGGTATTGGAGAGTACACTGTAATTCTGGGTAAAAACGGATGTTTACTTCCACAGATTGTAAGAGTAAGAAAAGCTGAAGATCCGGTAATTACCAAGATTGAAATATCCAACACAACAGCAACAGTAATTATAAATGGTGGAAAACCTCCATACAAATTTGCTGTAGACACACAAGCTAACTGGCAGGATTCCAATGTATTCACAGGACTTACAAGAGGTCAGCATATTTTCTACGTAAAAGACGCTTACAACTGTGAGCCTACTACGGTGGAAGTAACTGTTCCTAACCTGGTAAATGCTATTACCCCTAACGGTGACAATAAAAATGACTTTATCGATTACAGCGATTTGGCATATAAAGAAAACCTTTCTTTTGTAATCTATGACCGATACGGAAACATGATTTTCACCGGAAACAAATTCAACAATTACAGATGGGACGGAAAGCATTATGATAAAAAACTTGTAACCGGAACCTATTGGTATCATATCAACTGGAATGAATCCAACAAAGAAAAAACCCCTGTCTATTACACAGGATGGATTTTAGTTAAAAATATTGAATAA